One window from the genome of [Clostridium] celerecrescens 18A encodes:
- a CDS encoding ABC transporter permease — protein MNRKTFIKRMIQDFYLVIILVFLYAPIATMAVLSFNSSKSRTQWGGFTTRWYTELFSSSTIMTALYNTLLIAFLSSLIAVIIGTAAAIAINGMKRVPRSLLMGVTNIPMLNADIVTGISLMLAFIAFGISLGFKTILISHITFNIPYVILSVMPKLKQTDKSTYEAAMDLGATSVSAFFKVVFPDILPGVLSGFLLAFTMSLDDFIITHFTRGAGINTLSTLIYSEVRRGIKPSMYALSSIIFITVLVLLLITNFAPKRKK, from the coding sequence ATGAACAGAAAGACTTTTATTAAACGAATGATTCAGGATTTTTACCTGGTGATCATTCTGGTATTTTTATATGCCCCTATTGCTACAATGGCAGTGCTGTCCTTTAACAGCTCTAAATCCCGTACCCAGTGGGGCGGCTTTACCACCAGATGGTATACAGAGCTGTTCTCAAGCAGTACCATTATGACGGCCCTTTACAATACGCTGCTGATCGCTTTCCTGTCTTCTCTGATCGCGGTCATTATCGGCACCGCTGCGGCAATTGCCATTAACGGCATGAAGCGGGTCCCCCGCTCCCTTCTCATGGGCGTTACCAACATCCCCATGCTGAATGCGGATATTGTTACAGGAATCTCCCTTATGCTGGCATTTATCGCCTTTGGGATTTCCCTGGGCTTTAAGACCATCTTAATTTCACACATTACCTTTAACATTCCGTATGTCATTTTAAGCGTCATGCCTAAGTTAAAGCAAACAGATAAAAGCACTTATGAAGCCGCCATGGATCTGGGAGCCACATCGGTCTCCGCATTTTTCAAGGTGGTGTTCCCGGATATCCTTCCGGGTGTGCTTTCCGGTTTTCTCCTTGCATTCACAATGTCCTTAGATGATTTTATCATCACACACTTCACAAGGGGAGCCGGCATCAATACTCTTTCTACCCTGATTTACAGCGAAGTACGCCGGGGGATTAAGCCCTCCATGTATGCGCTGTCAAGTATCATCTTTATCACGGTGCTGGTTCTGCTGCTCATCACCAACTTTGCACCAAAGCGTAAAAAATAA
- a CDS encoding ABC transporter permease, with protein MSKKLLSGPYIMWMIGFILIPLALIVYYGLTDRSGAFTLANVLSVASAEHAKALWLSLGLSFVSTVLCLILAYPLAMVLRSRGMGQGSFIVFIFILPMWMNFLLRTLAWQTLLEKNGVINGVLTALHLPNQNLINTSGAIILGMVYNFLPFMVLPIYNVLMKIDDNVINAARDLGANTVQVLFRILFPLSIPGIVSGITMVFVPALTTFVISNLLGGSKILLIGNVIEQEFTKGSNWNLGSGLSLVLMIFILISMALIAKYDKNGEGTTF; from the coding sequence ATGAGTAAAAAACTATTATCCGGCCCATACATCATGTGGATGATCGGCTTCATCCTGATCCCGCTTGCGCTGATTGTGTATTACGGGCTCACGGACCGGTCCGGGGCCTTTACCTTGGCAAACGTCCTCTCCGTAGCATCGGCAGAACACGCAAAGGCCCTTTGGCTTTCTCTGGGACTTTCCTTTGTAAGCACTGTCCTCTGCCTGATCCTTGCTTATCCTCTGGCCATGGTTCTGCGTTCCAGAGGGATGGGTCAGGGAAGCTTTATCGTTTTTATCTTCATCCTTCCCATGTGGATGAATTTTCTGCTCCGGACCCTGGCATGGCAGACGTTGCTGGAAAAGAACGGCGTTATAAACGGCGTTCTGACCGCACTCCATCTGCCTAATCAGAATCTGATCAATACATCGGGAGCCATTATCCTCGGTATGGTTTACAACTTTCTGCCGTTTATGGTTCTTCCTATTTACAACGTACTGATGAAAATCGATGACAATGTGATAAACGCTGCCAGAGACTTGGGGGCCAACACGGTTCAGGTTTTGTTCCGGATCCTTTTTCCCTTAAGCATCCCCGGCATTGTAAGCGGGATCACCATGGTATTCGTGCCGGCTCTTACCACATTTGTTATCTCAAACCTTTTGGGAGGAAGCAAGATCCTTCTGATCGGCAATGTGATCGAGCAGGAGTTTACCAAGGGAAGCAACTGGAATTTAGGCTCGGGCCTTTCCCTGGTTTTGATGATTTTCATTCTGATCAGCATGGCGCTTATTGCCAAATATGATAAGAACGGGGAGGGGACGACATTCTGA
- a CDS encoding ABC transporter ATP-binding protein: MGQPLIDLRNITKSFDGTMVLDDLNLSVKENAFVTLLGPSGCGKTTTLRIIGGFESPDKGQVIFDGQDITSLPPNKRQLNTVFQKYALFNHMSISENIAFGLKIKNKPKAYIQDKIKYALKLVNLDGFENRSVSSLSGGQQQRIAIARAIVNEPRVLLLDEPLGALDLKLRQDMQYELIRLKNELGITFIYVTHDQEEALTMSDTIVVMNQGYIQQMGSPENIYNEPENAFVADFIGESNIVPGIMVRDELVEIFHAKFVCVDKGFGIHKPVDVVIRPEDIDLVAPEEGTLTGIVTHLIFKGVHYEMEVTTPDGFEWLVHSTDMFPVGQEVGIHVNPFDIQIMNKPASEDEEAVGINE, encoded by the coding sequence ATGGGTCAGCCATTAATTGATTTACGGAATATTACAAAAAGCTTTGACGGTACCATGGTACTGGATGATTTAAACCTCTCGGTAAAGGAGAACGCATTTGTTACCCTGCTAGGACCCAGCGGATGCGGCAAGACTACGACCCTTCGAATCATCGGCGGCTTTGAAAGCCCTGATAAAGGGCAGGTGATTTTTGACGGGCAGGACATCACCAGCCTGCCTCCCAATAAGCGTCAGCTGAATACTGTGTTCCAGAAATACGCTTTGTTTAACCACATGTCCATTTCAGAAAACATCGCATTTGGCCTAAAAATCAAAAATAAACCGAAGGCTTATATACAGGATAAAATTAAATATGCCTTAAAGCTGGTCAACTTAGACGGCTTTGAAAACCGCTCAGTAAGCTCCTTAAGCGGCGGCCAGCAGCAGCGGATCGCCATCGCCAGGGCAATCGTAAACGAGCCAAGGGTCCTTCTCCTTGACGAGCCTTTGGGAGCCTTGGACTTAAAGCTTCGCCAGGATATGCAGTATGAGCTGATCCGTCTGAAAAATGAACTGGGCATCACCTTTATCTACGTTACCCATGACCAGGAAGAAGCCCTGACCATGTCTGATACCATCGTTGTCATGAACCAGGGTTATATCCAGCAAATGGGCTCCCCGGAGAACATCTACAATGAACCGGAGAATGCCTTTGTGGCTGATTTCATCGGAGAAAGCAACATCGTGCCCGGAATTATGGTCCGGGATGAACTGGTGGAGATTTTTCATGCCAAATTCGTCTGCGTGGATAAGGGCTTTGGAATCCATAAGCCGGTTGACGTGGTCATCCGTCCGGAAGATATCGACCTGGTAGCTCCTGAGGAAGGCACCCTCACAGGCATTGTTACCCATTTGATTTTCAAAGGCGTCCACTATGAGATGGAAGTGACCACCCCTGACGGCTTTGAATGGCTGGTACACAGCACGGATATGTTCCCGGTCGGACAGGAGGTGGGCATCCACGTGAACCCATTCGACATTCAGATCATGAACAAGCCGGCTTCTGAGGATGAGGAGGCCGTGGGAATCAATGAGTAA
- a CDS encoding helix-turn-helix domain-containing protein: protein MDIGTKLKELRVLKGLTQEELADRAELSKGFISQLERDLTSPSIATLLDILQCLGTSVGEFFNESPEEQIVFGKSDYFEKHDAELKNEIKWIIPNAQKNMMEPILLTLEAGGETYPDNPHEGEEFGYVLQGNISIHIGNKTYKAKKGESFYFVSDKKHYLSSKAGATLIWVSSPPSF, encoded by the coding sequence ATGGATATCGGTACAAAACTAAAAGAGCTTCGGGTCTTAAAGGGGCTTACGCAGGAAGAACTGGCTGACCGCGCGGAGCTGTCAAAGGGGTTCATATCCCAGCTGGAAAGGGATTTGACGTCCCCATCCATTGCTACCCTTTTGGATATTTTACAATGCCTAGGAACCTCTGTCGGCGAGTTCTTCAATGAGAGTCCGGAAGAACAGATCGTTTTCGGAAAATCCGATTATTTTGAGAAACACGATGCAGAGCTTAAGAATGAAATCAAATGGATCATTCCCAATGCGCAGAAAAACATGATGGAGCCGATCCTTCTCACCCTGGAGGCCGGCGGAGAAACCTATCCTGACAATCCCCATGAGGGAGAGGAATTCGGCTACGTGCTGCAGGGTAATATTTCCATCCATATAGGAAACAAAACATATAAAGCCAAAAAAGGGGAATCCTTTTACTTTGTATCAGATAAAAAACATTACTTAAGCAGCAAGGCCGGCGCTACTCTCATCTGGGTAAGCTCCCCGCCAAGCTTTTAA
- a CDS encoding lactonase family protein, whose product MNGKYMAYVGSYSYNGQAKGITVYDVDVEEGRFIPRCEVEVDNSSYVIASNDGKTLYSIADEGIVSFRIHENGAITRLNSANIKGMRGCHLSTDAEDRYIFVSGYHDGKSTVLRLNEDGSVGEIVTGVYHKGLGSVAERNFRPHVSCSRRTPDGKFIMVADLGIDQVKIYRFNEKDEEMVLVDVLHCDLESAPKCFRFSSDGRFFYLISELKNVIDVFTYETGERQPKIEKIQTVLTAGPKQSQLTAACSMRISNDERHLFCGNAGDNSVTVYERDKETGLLEALCCLPISGSYPKDICVFPDDKHIASINHETGSITFFTVDYQKGLLVMNGKELKVNEPNSCVIVKVDN is encoded by the coding sequence ATGAATGGCAAGTATATGGCTTATGTAGGTTCTTATTCCTACAATGGACAGGCAAAGGGGATTACTGTATACGATGTTGATGTGGAAGAGGGCCGTTTTATTCCAAGATGCGAGGTGGAAGTTGATAATTCTTCCTATGTAATTGCTTCTAATGATGGGAAGACGCTTTACTCCATTGCGGACGAAGGAATCGTATCCTTCCGCATTCATGAGAATGGGGCGATAACAAGACTTAATTCAGCGAATATTAAGGGGATGAGGGGCTGCCATCTGTCTACTGATGCAGAGGACAGGTATATCTTTGTATCTGGATACCATGATGGAAAGTCCACGGTGCTTCGGCTGAATGAGGATGGCTCCGTAGGTGAGATCGTGACCGGAGTGTACCATAAGGGCCTTGGCAGTGTGGCAGAAAGAAACTTCCGTCCTCATGTGAGCTGTTCCAGAAGAACTCCTGATGGAAAATTCATCATGGTGGCTGATCTGGGAATTGATCAGGTTAAGATTTACCGTTTTAATGAGAAGGATGAAGAAATGGTACTGGTGGATGTCCTGCACTGCGATCTGGAATCCGCTCCCAAATGCTTCCGTTTCAGTTCTGACGGAAGATTTTTCTATCTTATTTCAGAGTTAAAGAATGTGATCGATGTGTTCACCTATGAAACAGGAGAGCGGCAGCCTAAGATCGAGAAGATCCAGACGGTTCTCACCGCCGGACCAAAGCAGAGCCAGCTTACTGCGGCATGCTCCATGCGCATCTCCAATGACGAAAGGCATCTATTCTGCGGCAACGCGGGGGACAATTCTGTTACGGTTTACGAGAGGGACAAGGAAACAGGACTTTTAGAAGCCTTATGCTGTCTTCCCATAAGCGGCAGCTATCCCAAGGATATCTGCGTTTTTCCGGATGATAAGCATATCGCTTCCATCAACCATGAGACCGGAAGTATCACATTTTTCACGGTTGATTATCAGAAAGGGCTTCTTGTCATGAACGGCAAGGAACTTAAGGTCAATGAACCGAACAGCTGCGTAATCGTAAAAGTAGACAATTAA
- the aroC gene encoding chorismate synthase, with protein MAGSTLGTIWKVTTWGESHGKAIGVVLDGCPAGLKLEEADIQEYLDRRKPGQSKFTTKRQEADQVEILSGVFERKTTGTPISMVIWNTDQRSRDYGNLMEVYRPGHADFSFDEKYGIRDYRGGGRSSGRETIGRVAAGAVAACFLKSLGITVTAYTRSVGPYEVKAEQFSIKERDNNQLFMPDKETAALACEYLEEMMGKLDSVGGVVECVIDGVPAGIGDPVFEKYDAALAKAVMSIGAVKGFEIGDGFGAARSLGSQNNDGFCKGLNKGVEKITNHAGGILGGISDGSQVVLRAAFKPTPSVAQSQKTVTRLGEETEIQIKGRHDPIVVPRAVVVVEAMAALTTADLLLANMASRMDRILTFYGRQTAGEGEGSLET; from the coding sequence ATGGCAGGATCAACACTGGGGACAATATGGAAGGTAACAACCTGGGGGGAATCACATGGAAAGGCCATCGGCGTTGTGTTAGACGGCTGTCCGGCGGGTCTTAAACTGGAGGAGGCGGATATCCAGGAATACTTAGACCGTAGAAAACCGGGTCAGAGCAAATTTACCACAAAGCGCCAGGAGGCCGATCAGGTGGAGATCCTGTCTGGAGTTTTTGAAAGAAAGACAACAGGGACTCCCATTTCCATGGTGATCTGGAATACGGACCAACGTTCCAGGGATTACGGAAACTTAATGGAGGTTTACCGTCCGGGTCATGCGGATTTTTCCTTTGATGAAAAATACGGAATCAGGGATTACCGGGGCGGCGGCCGTTCCTCCGGAAGGGAGACCATTGGAAGGGTGGCGGCCGGTGCTGTTGCCGCCTGCTTTTTAAAGAGTCTGGGGATTACTGTGACTGCTTACACCAGATCCGTTGGGCCTTATGAGGTAAAGGCAGAGCAGTTCAGTATAAAGGAGCGGGATAATAATCAACTTTTCATGCCTGATAAGGAAACAGCGGCTCTTGCCTGCGAATACTTAGAAGAGATGATGGGAAAGCTGGACTCTGTGGGAGGCGTGGTGGAATGTGTCATTGACGGTGTTCCAGCCGGAATCGGTGATCCGGTATTTGAAAAGTATGATGCAGCTCTTGCAAAGGCGGTCATGTCCATTGGAGCAGTCAAGGGCTTTGAGATCGGAGACGGCTTTGGGGCTGCCCGCTCCCTGGGTTCCCAGAATAACGATGGCTTTTGTAAGGGGCTTAATAAGGGTGTGGAGAAGATCACCAACCATGCAGGAGGTATTCTTGGAGGGATCAGCGATGGTTCCCAGGTGGTTCTGCGCGCTGCATTTAAGCCTACGCCATCTGTGGCGCAGTCCCAGAAAACCGTGACGCGCCTGGGTGAGGAAACAGAGATCCAGATCAAGGGACGCCATGACCCTATCGTTGTCCCTCGTGCAGTGGTAGTAGTGGAAGCCATGGCGGCACTTACCACAGCAGACTTACTGCTTGCCAACATGGCCTCCAGAATGGACAGGATCCTTACCTTTTATGGCCGGCAGACGGCAGGAGAAGGGGAAGGAAGCTTAGAAACTTGA
- the rpiB gene encoding ribose 5-phosphate isomerase B — translation MKIAMGNDHTAIEMKNYIKEFVESKGYEVIDFGTNSTESCDYPEYGEKVGRAVADGEADLGIAICGTGVGISLACNKVRGIRACVCSEPYTAKLSRMHNDSNVLCFGARVIGQEMAKMITEEWLDAKYEGGRHQRRVDMVMDIEKRNE, via the coding sequence ATGAAGATTGCAATGGGAAATGACCATACGGCCATAGAAATGAAGAATTACATCAAGGAATTTGTAGAGAGCAAGGGATATGAAGTGATCGACTTTGGAACCAATTCCACAGAAAGCTGCGATTATCCGGAATATGGAGAAAAGGTAGGACGCGCGGTTGCAGACGGAGAAGCTGATCTGGGAATCGCCATCTGCGGAACAGGAGTGGGAATCTCCCTTGCCTGCAACAAGGTCAGGGGAATCCGGGCTTGTGTCTGCAGCGAACCTTATACTGCAAAGCTTTCCAGAATGCACAATGATTCCAATGTGCTTTGCTTCGGTGCCCGTGTCATCGGCCAGGAGATGGCAAAGATGATCACAGAGGAATGGCTGGATGCAAAGTATGAGGGCGGAAGGCATCAGCGCCGTGTGGATATGGTAATGGATATCGAAAAAAGAAACGAATAA
- a CDS encoding NAD(P)-dependent oxidoreductase gives MKKIGFIGIGIMGKSMVRNLMKAGYEVAVYSRTKSKAEDVLSEGAIWCEDVKACSKGRDAVITIVGYPQDVEEVYFGENGIIANADKGTCLIDMTTTSPKLAVRIYKEAKQAGLKALDAPVTGGDTGAREGTLTILAGGDRDAYDGCHPVFEAMGKAIRYEGTAGNGQHTKMCNQIAIAGALSGVCEAMVYAKANGLDVDTMVDSIATGAAGSAQLNAMAPRILSGDFAPGFFIKHFIKDMKLAAEEAEGAGIRLGVLDHVLSMYESMAATGHEEEGTQALVKYYQW, from the coding sequence ATGAAAAAGATTGGATTTATTGGAATTGGAATTATGGGAAAGTCCATGGTACGCAATCTGATGAAGGCCGGATATGAGGTTGCGGTATATTCAAGAACCAAAAGCAAGGCGGAAGATGTCCTTTCTGAAGGTGCTATATGGTGTGAAGATGTGAAGGCCTGCTCCAAAGGCAGGGATGCGGTCATCACCATCGTTGGGTATCCGCAGGATGTGGAAGAGGTCTATTTCGGGGAAAATGGGATTATCGCTAACGCAGACAAGGGAACCTGCTTGATTGACATGACCACCACCAGTCCCAAGCTTGCGGTACGGATTTATAAAGAAGCAAAACAGGCAGGGCTAAAGGCCCTGGATGCCCCGGTGACAGGAGGAGATACTGGCGCAAGGGAAGGAACCCTTACCATACTGGCAGGAGGGGACAGAGACGCTTATGACGGCTGCCACCCTGTTTTTGAGGCAATGGGAAAGGCAATCCGGTATGAAGGAACGGCCGGAAACGGACAGCACACCAAAATGTGCAACCAGATCGCCATTGCAGGAGCCCTCTCAGGCGTCTGTGAGGCAATGGTTTATGCAAAGGCCAATGGTCTTGATGTAGATACCATGGTGGATTCCATCGCTACCGGTGCGGCCGGAAGTGCCCAGTTAAATGCAATGGCTCCCAGGATCCTTTCCGGAGACTTTGCACCAGGATTCTTTATCAAGCATTTTATCAAAGACATGAAGCTTGCAGCCGAGGAGGCGGAGGGTGCAGGTATCCGGCTTGGAGTGCTTGACCACGTGCTTTCCATGTATGAATCCATGGCTGCTACTGGTCATGAAGAGGAAGGAACACAGGCTCTGGTCAAATATTACCAGTGGTAA
- the lepB gene encoding signal peptidase I, with protein sequence MKKNDNMPKEREPFSWREEIISWIKIIITAAVIAFLLNNFIIANSRVPSGSMEKTIMTGDRVIGSRLSYYFGDPKRGDIAIFHFPDDPTGKTYYVKRVIGLPGDIIDIRDGKVYINNSEMPLEEPYLPEPMEPEPDAHYEVPEDCYFMLGDNRNFSADARRWKHKFVEKDKIIAKVLFRYFPSIKNIE encoded by the coding sequence ATGAAAAAGAACGATAACATGCCAAAAGAACGGGAACCGTTCAGCTGGAGGGAAGAAATCATCAGTTGGATCAAGATCATTATTACCGCCGCTGTCATTGCATTTTTGCTCAATAATTTCATCATTGCAAACAGCAGGGTACCCAGCGGATCCATGGAAAAGACCATTATGACAGGAGACCGGGTCATTGGCTCCAGGCTATCCTATTATTTTGGCGATCCAAAGCGGGGAGATATCGCCATCTTCCATTTCCCTGATGACCCTACCGGAAAAACCTATTACGTAAAACGTGTCATCGGCCTTCCAGGCGACATCATCGATATCCGGGACGGAAAAGTTTACATCAATAATTCTGAGATGCCTCTTGAAGAGCCTTATCTTCCGGAGCCCATGGAACCGGAGCCTGATGCCCATTATGAAGTGCCGGAAGACTGTTACTTCATGCTTGGAGACAACCGGAATTTCTCCGCAGATGCAAGAAGGTGGAAACATAAATTCGTGGAAAAGGACAAGATCATCGCAAAGGTCCTGTTCCGGTATTTCCCTTCCATAAAAAATATTGAATAA
- a CDS encoding DUF3810 domain-containing protein — protein MGGKSRNQDRTLIAASALMFAVSTLFQILARKVPGFGDWYARRVYRFMVGSIGRLSGVFPFALVEACTYLLILYAVFYVFVHRKERKKILIRAVFLITGLFLLFTLNCGINYYRKPFSSYSGLDMRKSSVEELEHLCRKLTEDVNRMCGEGIARETDLKSLEKESVKAMKGLGEAYPELAGYYPSPKPLLWSYFFSVQQLCGQYSPFTVEATYNRSMPDYNIPHTVCHELSHLRGFMREDEANFIGYLACIESEVDVFRYSGYLTGWVYATNALAKADWEAYAEICGQLSEKAWDDLRNNNEFWGKYEGKAAEVSNRMNDTYLKLNSQTDGVNSYGRMVDLMLAYARLK, from the coding sequence ATGGGAGGGAAAAGCCGGAATCAGGATAGAACGCTTATTGCAGCTTCTGCGTTAATGTTTGCAGTTTCAACGCTGTTTCAGATACTGGCAAGAAAGGTTCCGGGATTTGGGGACTGGTATGCCAGGCGTGTTTACCGGTTTATGGTTGGAAGCATTGGAAGGCTATCCGGGGTATTTCCCTTTGCCCTTGTGGAGGCCTGCACCTACCTGCTTATTTTGTACGCTGTTTTCTACGTCTTCGTCCACCGTAAGGAGAGGAAGAAGATCCTCATAAGAGCCGTATTTCTCATTACCGGCCTTTTTTTACTGTTTACGTTAAACTGTGGTATCAACTATTACCGGAAGCCATTTTCCAGCTATTCAGGGCTGGATATGAGAAAGTCTTCCGTTGAGGAACTGGAGCATCTCTGCCGAAAGCTTACAGAAGACGTAAACCGTATGTGCGGAGAAGGAATAGCAAGAGAAACAGACTTAAAAAGCCTGGAAAAGGAAAGCGTAAAAGCCATGAAAGGACTGGGAGAGGCTTATCCTGAGCTGGCAGGCTATTACCCGTCTCCAAAGCCACTCCTATGGTCTTACTTCTTTTCCGTCCAGCAGCTTTGCGGCCAGTATTCCCCTTTTACAGTGGAGGCCACTTATAACCGGTCCATGCCGGATTACAACATTCCCCATACGGTCTGCCATGAGCTGTCCCACCTAAGAGGGTTCATGAGAGAGGATGAGGCCAACTTCATCGGCTATCTGGCCTGCATTGAATCTGAGGTTGATGTATTCCGCTACAGCGGATACTTAACCGGCTGGGTTTACGCTACCAATGCCCTGGCAAAGGCAGACTGGGAGGCATACGCAGAAATCTGCGGACAGCTTAGTGAAAAGGCATGGGATGACTTAAGAAACAACAATGAATTCTGGGGGAAATACGAGGGGAAGGCTGCCGAGGTTTCCAACCGGATGAATGATACTTATTTAAAGCTGAACAGCCAGACCGATGGCGTTAACAGCTACGGCAGAATGGTTGATTTAATGCTGGCTTACGCAAGGCTGAAATAG
- the glgB gene encoding 1,4-alpha-glucan branching protein GlgB, with protein sequence MDGKLYDLMDWAGIEEIVYSEAANPHEILGPHVTEQGLLIQAFIPTAESVIVRFRESGKEYPMELADEAGFFAALIPRKTAAAYILLVTYDNGTSEECLDPYSFPVFYTSEDIKKFESGIHYSIYEKMGAHPMSAGGAEGVYFSVWAPCAMRVSVVGDFNLWDGRRHQMRRLGDSGIFDLFIPGLKTGAIYKYEIKHKNGTPQLKSDPYANYCELRPANASVIWDINQYSWGDQEWMKKRAGSDSKQSPMSIYEVHLGSWFRKEAELDENGAAIVGSEFYHYREIAEKLAEYVKDMGYTHVELLPIMEHPLDASWGYQVTGYYAPTSRYGTPDDFMYFMDYMHKQGIGVIIDWVPAHFPRDSFGLASFDGTCVYEHKDPRQGAHPHWGTLIYNYGRPGVSNFLIANALFWADKYHADGIRMDAVASMLYLDYGKNPGEWIPNIYGGHENLEAVEFLKHLNSIFKGRKDGAVMIAEESTAWPRITADVKSEGLGFDYKWNMGWMNDFTGYMQYDPYFRKHHYGEMTSSMLYAYSEDFILVFSHDEVVHGKGSMLGKMPGETLEEKAANLKAAYGFMMGHPGKKLLFMGQDFAQVSEWNENKSLDWEILKYPLHRQTQDYVKALNRLYKSQPALYQLDYDPDGFEWVECTDSKDSIICFLRKTKKKEETLLFLCNFDTMHHEKYPVGVPFEGKYKEILNSDDKAFGGQGRVNPRAKTSKKKEADERPDSMEITVAPLSIMVFTCTPEKKPALAGKKTRKPAYTEKAKAKRK encoded by the coding sequence ATGGATGGTAAATTGTATGATTTGATGGATTGGGCCGGCATTGAAGAGATTGTATATTCAGAAGCAGCGAATCCCCACGAGATTCTGGGCCCGCACGTAACAGAGCAGGGGCTGCTTATCCAGGCATTTATTCCTACGGCTGAATCGGTGATCGTCCGGTTTAGGGAAAGCGGAAAGGAATACCCTATGGAGCTTGCGGATGAAGCCGGTTTTTTTGCGGCTCTTATACCACGCAAAACTGCAGCAGCTTATATCCTGTTGGTTACCTACGATAATGGGACATCAGAAGAATGTCTGGATCCCTATTCCTTTCCAGTCTTTTATACGTCGGAAGACATCAAAAAGTTTGAATCCGGAATTCACTACAGCATCTATGAAAAAATGGGGGCGCACCCCATGTCTGCAGGCGGAGCAGAAGGGGTATACTTTTCTGTGTGGGCTCCCTGTGCCATGCGAGTCAGTGTGGTTGGAGACTTTAACCTGTGGGATGGCAGGCGTCATCAGATGAGGAGGCTGGGGGATTCCGGCATTTTTGATTTGTTTATTCCCGGCTTAAAGACAGGAGCGATATATAAGTATGAGATAAAGCATAAAAACGGGACACCCCAGCTTAAAAGCGATCCCTACGCCAATTACTGTGAGCTGCGTCCCGCCAATGCTTCCGTGATCTGGGATATTAACCAGTATTCCTGGGGGGATCAGGAATGGATGAAAAAGCGGGCAGGGTCTGATTCCAAACAAAGTCCCATGTCCATTTATGAGGTGCACTTAGGCTCATGGTTCCGGAAGGAAGCGGAGCTAGATGAAAACGGAGCTGCCATTGTTGGTTCTGAATTCTATCATTATCGTGAAATTGCAGAAAAGCTGGCGGAATATGTAAAGGATATGGGTTACACCCATGTGGAACTTCTTCCCATTATGGAACATCCTCTGGATGCCTCCTGGGGATATCAGGTGACCGGGTATTATGCGCCCACCAGCCGTTACGGAACGCCGGATGATTTTATGTATTTCATGGATTACATGCATAAGCAGGGCATCGGTGTGATTATAGACTGGGTTCCGGCTCATTTTCCCAGGGACAGCTTTGGGCTTGCCAGCTTTGACGGAACCTGTGTTTATGAGCATAAGGACCCTAGACAAGGGGCACATCCCCATTGGGGAACTTTGATTTATAATTACGGAAGGCCAGGTGTCAGCAACTTCCTTATCGCCAATGCTCTTTTCTGGGCGGACAAGTACCATGCGGATGGAATCCGTATGGATGCGGTAGCTTCCATGCTATACTTAGATTATGGCAAAAATCCGGGGGAATGGATTCCCAATATTTACGGCGGCCATGAAAACCTGGAAGCTGTCGAGTTCCTGAAGCATTTAAATTCCATATTCAAGGGGCGAAAAGATGGGGCGGTTATGATTGCGGAGGAATCCACGGCATGGCCCCGGATCACGGCTGATGTAAAGAGTGAAGGCCTGGGCTTTGATTATAAATGGAACATGGGCTGGATGAATGATTTCACCGGATATATGCAATATGATCCTTATTTCAGAAAGCACCATTATGGAGAGATGACCTCCAGCATGCTTTATGCTTACAGTGAAGATTTTATCCTTGTATTCTCCCACGATGAGGTAGTTCATGGAAAAGGTTCCATGTTGGGAAAGATGCCGGGAGAAACCCTGGAGGAAAAGGCGGCGAATCTAAAAGCTGCTTACGGTTTTATGATGGGACATCCCGGTAAAAAGCTTTTGTTCATGGGTCAGGATTTTGCTCAGGTAAGTGAATGGAATGAAAACAAAAGTCTAGACTGGGAGATTCTAAAATATCCCCTTCATAGGCAGACGCAGGATTACGTAAAGGCTTTGAACCGTCTTTATAAGAGCCAGCCGGCCTTATACCAGCTAGATTATGATCCGGACGGCTTTGAGTGGGTGGAATGCACGGATTCAAAAGACAGCATTATATGCTTTTTAAGAAAGACTAAGAAAAAGGAGGAGACTCTTCTCTTTCTGTGTAATTTTGATACAATGCATCACGAGAAATACCCGGTAGGGGTTCCCTTTGAGGGAAAATATAAGGAAATATTAAACAGTGATGACAAGGCCTTTGGAGGACAGGGCCGGGTAAATCCACGGGCAAAAACCTCTAAGAAAAAGGAGGCGGATGAAAGGCCGGATTCTATGGAAATAACCGTTGCTCCCTTAAGCATCATGGTATTTACCTGTACCCCTGAAAAGAAGCCGGCTTTGGCAGGGAAGAAGACCAGGAAGCCCGCATATACTGAAAAGGCAAAGGCTAAAAGAAAATAA